AGCATACAAAAAGTATGCAGACAAAATAGATCCCAAAGATTGTAGAAGGCATGTTGAAGAAAACTTCACTTATCAAAAAATGGTAAAAGACTATCTACAGGCATATCAAAAAGTCATTGAAAATTGGGAAACAATAAGGCAAAAGATACTCCATAATAGTCCATCTGTAATACTTAACAAACTTTAGTATCCACTTTAAAAAACTTGTAGAGGTAAAGACATGGACTGGATATTTTTTATACTTGGCTTAATGCCTTATCTCTTGGAAATGTACTTTTTGAGGTATGCACTTATGTATAAAAAACCAGAACCAAAAAAACTTATTGATGAGCCTTTTGTGAGCATACATGTACCCATACATAAAGAGCCACCAGATGTAGTAATAAGCACCCTTGAAAGCTTAAAGAAACAAGAGTATAAAAACTACGAGGTGCTCGTTCTTGTCAATAACACACCCGAGAACGCCCTTAGAAAGCCTATAAAGGATTACTGTGAAAAAGAAGGCAGGATTTTTAAGTATCACTATATAGAGACCGCAGGCTACAAAGGAGGAACACTTAACAAAGCCATGAGCTTATCCCATCCCAAAACAGAAATAATAGGAGTGGTTGATAGTGATTATCGTGTATGTTCAGATTTTATAAGAAAAGGTGTCTCTTATTTCAATGACGAGATAGCCATTGTGCAGTTTCCTCAAGATTACAGAGACTTTCCAAAGACACTCTTTTACAAAGCCATGTATCTTTCTTATAGATACTTCTTTGCGGTGATAATGAGGATGTGTCATGTGTTAAGCGCAGTTGCTTTTATGGGAACCGTGGGTTTTATAAGGAAAAAATCCATAAAAGAAACAGGTGAATGGAGCGAACAGATAATAACAGAAGATAGTGAGATGGGTCTTAGGATGAATTTAAAAGGATTTAAAGGTGTATATGTGGATGAGAGTGTGGGAAAAGGTTTGATGCCTTTCACATGGTTTTCTTGTAGAAAACAAAGATTCAGGTGGGCTTATGGGAATGCTCAAACTCTACTAAAGCACTTTACCGCTTTGATTTTTACAAAGAAGCTAAATTTTAAACAAAAAGTAGCCTTCTTCATACAGAACACCGTTTGGCATACACCCCTTATCTATTCTTTGATTTTTACCTATGCAGGTGGATTGCTTAGTTTTTTAGGCGCAGGTTTGTTAACGGGTTTTTTAGTTTCAAGGCTTTATAGCTTCATGTGGATTTTCAGAAAGATAGATGGACTAACCTTTTCTGAATCTGTCTTAGCTTTAGTATTTTACTTCTCACTGTTTTTTCCGATGAGTTATGCACCTATAAGAGTTTTAGTGCCCATTGATATCTCCTTTTATAGGACTCCAAAATCCAGAGAAAGAGAAAAAGCACTTTATATTGGTGAAATTTTATTATTTTTTCTAACATTTGCTGAACTCTTAATATGTATAATTGAAAAAAGATGGATAGGTGTTTATGTTTGTCTTTTATCCATCTTACTCTTTTTATGTTTTCTCTGGGTTTATAAGCAGTCTAAGGTTTCTACCCTCCCATGATCTCCTTTTCTTTTGCTTCTGTCAACTGATTTATCTGTTCTATGTACTTATCAGTAAGTTTTTGAAGTTTTTCTAAACCTCTCTTTATTTCGTCCTCTGATATACCTTCAAGCTCTTCTATAGTCTCTTTTGCATCTTTGCGAATGTTCCTTACCGCTACCCTTGCCTCTTCAGCCATTTTGTGCAAAAGTTTTACTAGTTCTTTTCTCCTTTCCTGAGTAAGAGGTGGTAGGGTTATTCTCAGCGTATTTCCCTGCCTTTGTGGGTTTAGGTTGAGTTCTTCCATTATGGCTTTTTCTATACTGGATACCGCGTTGGCATCCCAAACCTGCACAACTATTTGGTTAGCTTCTGGCACAGATATATTACCTAACTGTTTGAGAGGAACCTTGGAACCGTAATACTCTACCTTTAGCTCTTCCACAAGTGATGTACTTGCCCTTCCTGTTCTTAGTCCTGCTATCTCGTTTTTGAAGTGTTCCACGCTCTTTTTCATGTCCTTTTCCATCTGTTTGAGTATATCTTCTATCTCCTGTAGCATGACTTTACCCCCAAAGACTTCATTTTCGGAACCTTGGGCATTTTTGTTATTATACCACTTTTAAAAAATCCAGCGTTCTTTGGTTCTGTTGATTTTTCATGAAAAATTCATGCTTTGGGTATATAATAAACTTCAGCAATAATAAAGGAGGTAGTAAAATGAGGAAGTCTATACTTCTTTCCTTAGCACTCTTAGGCAGTGTAGCCTTTGCGGAAGAGAGTCCAGAGAAGAGTCTTGATCCGTGTGGTAGCCCCAAGGAAGTTTACAGTAAGTATCTTTTAGACAAGTGTTATAAGGGGTACTTTAATGCTATAATGGAATCAAAGAGGAAGTCAGAAGAGGCTTTAAACAAAGCTAACGAAGCTTTGAATAAGGTAAACGACCTTGAGGGGAGGGTTAACAAGCTTGAAGGTATAGCGGATGATCACGAAAAGAGAATAAGAGCATTGGAGGGTAGAAAAGTAGAAGGAGTCAAAGGTGAATGGCAACTCGAGGAGGTAGGAGCGGTCTACTTTGATTTTGATAAGTTCAACATAAAAAAGTCTCAGGAAAAAAGGCTTGATGAAATAGTGGACAAGATAAAGTCTGATGCCAGAGAGGTGCTCGTAGTGGGTTTTGCAGATACAAGAGGTTCAAGTAAGTACAACTTTGATCTTTCTACACACAGAGCGCAGATGGTAGCATCTTATCTTGCAAAGAAAGGTGTTGACATAGGAAGGATAAGAATCGCATCTTACGGTAAGGAAGTTGCCAAGATGATAAGCCCCAAGTACGCAGAGCAAAGAGTAGTTAGAATCTACTTCATTAAGTGATCTTTTATTCTCCTTATGCCCTCCCTGAGGGCATTTTCTTCCTTTGTATAAGATATCCTTACGAATTTTGTGGTGTTATTCTTACCAAAATCAATACCGGGAGTGAGAGCCACCTTAGCCTCCTTTAGAAGTTCTTTACAGAACATAAAGGAGTTTTCGGTGTATTTACTCACATCTGCCCATATATAGAAAGCTCCCTGAGGTTTTACCGGTATTCGGAAGACATCTTTTAATCCTTCGTAAAGGATGTCCCTTCTTTTTCTAAAGGTTTCTCTTACGCTCTTTAAGTAAGTGTAATCAAAGGCTCCAAGAGCGGAGTACTGGCTTAATGCAGGGGCAGATATAAACACATTTTGTATGACTCTTTCTGCTTTCTGTAGCATATCTTCTGGTAAGATCATCCAACCCAATCTAAAACCGGGCATGCAAAACCATTTAGAGAAACCATTTATAACTATAGCTCTGTCCCAAAATTCAAGAGCGGTGTGCTCCTCCTGCTGGTAAGAAAGTCCGTGATAAACCTCGTCTGATATAAAGTAGATACCTCTTTCTTGGCAGTATCCTACGAGCGTAGAGAGTTCTTCTTTGGTGTATAAGGTTCCAGTGGGGTTATTAGGTGATGATATGTGAAGAGCCTTTATATCTTCATAATCTTTAAGGGCATCTACACTCAGTGTAAACCTACTTTTTTCGTCAACGGGTACAAAAACAGGTGTTATATCAAGAAGATAAGCAAAGTTTTTGTAGCACGGGTAAGATGGGTCTGGTAGGATGATCCTGTCCCCTGCGCTCATAATGATAGCATAAGCAACTAAAAAGGCCCCGGAACTTCCTGGGGTAATTACCACACGGTTAGGGGATACATTTAGCTTATACTTTGTGTAGTAATGCTCTGCTATTTTTTCCCTTAGTTCCCATATACCCAAGCTGGGTGTGTAGAAGTACTTCCTTTCCCTAATGGCTCTCTCAAGGTGGTCAAAAACTGCCGGTGGTGGGTCAAGGTCTGGTTCTCCTATCTCCATATGCACCACATCATCCATACTTATGGCTTCTTTGAATATGTCCATTACCACAAAGGGGCTTATTTTATCCGCTCTTTGCATACTTAGAAGGTAAAATTATACTATGCTTTTTTTTCTTATAGTTTTATTCCCCATCATGGCTCTATCAAAAGTTTTTATTATCTCCAACTATCCCCTTCCCAAAAACAACATAGAAAAGGTCATAAATGAAGATAACTATCTGGACATAGTAGAAGTGATCAAACATATAGAAGGTATAAAAGATGTTTCTATTAAGAAAGAAGGAGAGGACACTTACATATACATAGAAAGATACCCTATCCTCAAAAAGGTCATCATAAAAGGTAATTTATCCCTCTGGAAGGATACCATAATGAGCAGGTTAGGGCTTTACAAAGGTATGCCTGTTAAAGATATCAGCAAAGAGAGCATACAGGAAAGACTCAAAAAGCTTTACAGAGATGAGGGCTTTCTTGATGTAAAGGTAGCTGTAACTTTTGAGACTTCTCAAGACGGATATATTTACCTTTACATAAGTATAGAAGAAGGGGACATTTACTTCACCGGAGGTGGAATTTACGAAGGTGCAACCTTTAAGAGTGATAAGCTCAGCAGAGCTATTCAAATAGTTAAGGGGCGTGTAGCTAAAGAGAGCCAGTTTGAAGAAAAAGTATTTGCTCTGCAAGATTTTTACATGGATGAGGGATACTTGGACAGTTTTGTGTACTTCAAGGGTATAAGGAAAGAAAGAACCAAAGGGCCCTTTTTTAGCGTACTCTTTCCTGTAGATGATAGCATAGAGAAAAAGCCTACTAGGATAGTGGGATCTCTTTTAGAAGGCTTTTCTAACCTTTTTAGACATCCGGTAGGGACGTTCAAAGCTATTTCCGGCAGGGGGCACATAGCCTATCCCATCTTTAACATCATTGAAGGAAATAGGTACAGCATAAACTTTGAAGGAGCAGTTTTTTTTAGTCATGAACAGCTCCTTAACATTTCTGGACTGAAAGAAAAAGGTGTGGATATTTTTTCCCTTGAAGAAGCAAAAGAAAATATAGAGTCTGCATACAGAAAGAAGGGTTTTTTTGATGTAAATGTATCTTACAAAGCTATGGGAAATAGTGTGTTCTTTTATATCAAAGAAGGTCAAAGATACACAGCCTTTTTAGAGGATACGGAATTTCCTTACGACGAAGATAAAATAAGCTCCATCTTAGAAGAAAGGTTAAATAGACTCAAAGAGGAAGGATACACACTTGCAGAAGGCTCTTTTAGTCTAAATTTGGACAAAGAAAAAAAGGAAGCTTATGTGAAGCTTGTTATAAACAAAGGTAAAAGGCAGATCCTGAGAAAGATCCTTTATCAAGGCGATGATAAAAAACTCGCAAAAATTTTCAGACAGTATAATGACATACTGCCAGCCATATACGACACCCACATTATAGAAAAACTGAACCTTGATATAAAGAAATACTTACAGGAAATGGGCTACATGGAGGGGGACTTTGATACTAATGTATCCATTGACGAATCTGTGGACAGTGTTTATTACACCTACACCTACACAGTAAGTAAAGGACCAAGGTACAGGTTGGGGCAGGACATATATTACGGCTATTTACACACAAGTCCTAAGGAGCTTGCTTACATGACCGTAAAAGATGAGTTTTACTCTGAAAAAGACACAGATAGAACAATCAACAACTTCATATCCAGCGACTTATTCAGTGGTGTAAAAATAGACACTTTTCTTGACAGAGGGGCAAAAAAGGTCCATAGACTCATACAGTTAGCGGAAGATAAAAGGGGTATCTACGACATATCTTTGGGTTATAACACACAAGAGAAGGTGGTTTTAGACACCTTCTTAGGATGGAAAAATCTGTTGGGAATAGGTTTAAACACAAATTTTCGCTACAGAAGAACTGGTAAAAGAGAACTCTACAGCTTGGATATATCTGACAACTTTTTATTTACAAGAAAGCTTTGGTTAAGAACTTCCCTTTTTAACAATTATGAAGAACACCTTAACTACACCCTTACATCAAAGGGTATAAGCTCAAGCGTTGGATACAGGATAACGGATAATACATCTGTAGGTATCACACTATCAAGGACTACAAATTCCGCTTTGGGTGAAGTGGTAGACTTGTACAAGTACGGAGTATTTTTACTAAGAGAGTACAAGGACAACCTATTCTCACCAAAAAGGGTACACTACGACAGTATAACTCTAAGTAGGGCGGTAGGTGATAGAGAGTATACAAAGTTTGAGCTTTCAACCTTTTATCTGATACCACTAAGAAGAGGTATAAACCTTAGCTTTAAAGTTGCAGGAGGATATGTGGGAAAATCAGCACCCGTTTTTGATAGGTTCTTTCTGGGAGGATTAAGAGATCTTAGGGGCTACAGTTTTGAAAGTGTTGGACAACCCAGTGGTGGAAGGTACTATACCTTTGGAAGGTTAGAGCTTGAATTTCCTATAAAGAGTCCTCTTGTGGTTATAGCTTTTGCAGATGTGGGAAATGTGGGAGACAAACTTTCCCATGCTATAAGAAACCCCAAGAAAGATGTTGGCGCGTCTGTGGGTATAAAGACACCTGTAGGACCCATCAGGTTTGATGTAGCCTTTCCTCTTGAAAGAGACATACCCAAAAGGCTTAGACTGTATCTATCTGTGGGATATTATTACTGATAAGCTGTCTTAGGTAAGCTATTAGCTCGTCTCTTAGGTCTTCCCTTTGGAGTGCAAAATCAAGAACAGTTTGTATGTATCCAATAGGTGTTCCTGTATCGTAAACCCGCGCATCTATCTTTATGGCATAAACAGCTTCGTCCTCAAGAAGTAGCCTTATGGCGTCTGTTAGTTGTATCTCACCACCTTTTCCAGGGGGCGTGATCTTGAGCTTTTCAAATATTCTTGGAGTGAACAAGTATCTGCCTACTATGGCAAGGTTTGAAGGTGCTTCCTGTTGTTTTGGCTTTTCCACAAGGTCATCTATAATGTATATATCCTTTTCTATGTGCCTCCCGTTTACTATACCGTACTTGGAGATGTCCTTTGTATCTACTTCAAAAACAGCTATTACGCTCTTACCAAAGCGATTGTATACTTCTATCATCTTCTCCAATACATTCCTTTCGTCCTTAACTATAATGTCTCCCAAAGCGACTACGAAAGGTTCATAACCTACTACCGGTTCCGCGACTAAAACCGCATGACCCAAACCCAACTGTTCCTTCTGTCTTATGTATATAGGGTTTATTAACCTGCTTATTTCCATTATACTCTTTAAAAGTTCAGTTTTTCCACACTGTTCCAAATGCTTTTCCAAATCCGTGTTTATGTCAAAGTGGTGTTCTATTGGTCTTTTGTGTCTTCCTGTTACAAAGATTACATTCTCAATGTTTGCAGACAGGCACTCTTCAACAATAAACTGTATCACTGGCTTGTCTATTATGGGAAACATCTCCTTGGGCATCGCTTTGGTAGCCGGTAAGAATCTCGTTCCCCATCCTGCTACTGGAAGAACTGCTTTTCTCACTTGCATTTTACTATACCCCCTAAAATTAATATAATACATACTTCAAATTGAGCATATAATAAAGAGTTATGGAGGAAAAATTTAAAGAATCAGAAGAGGTAAGAAAACCAGAGGTAGTAGAAGAGAGCATATGGGTAGCGGGAGAGGCGGTAAAGAAAGCTCCAAAAATGTACGGTGTACCTACAGGCGTAGAAGGACTTGATGAACTTTTCTTTACCGCAGAAGTTCAGGGAGGTAAAGTAATAAAAAAACCCTTAGGTGGCATACCGGCGTATTCAGTTACGAACATAACGGGCGTTTCTGACACGGGTAAAACTCTTATAGCGGAACAGTACACTATAACTCAAGCAAAAAGAAACGAACCTGTGGCTTTTATAACTGTTGAGGCACCTGCGCCCTTTGTGAGTGTTGGGTTGCGTGAAAGGGCAAAGGCCATGGGTGTGGATTTTGAAAGTGTGCAGGATAGAATAATTCTTATAGATGCGGCAAGCCACGCAAAGTTAAGAGAAAACATCCCAGACTTACTTGCTACCTTAGCGTATGCCATAAAAACATATAAGGTAAGACATGTAGTGATAGACTCGGTTACGGGTTTGTATGAAGCAAAAGAGATGATGGCAAGGGTGATAGTAAGACAACTTTTTAACTTCATGAAAAAGTGGTATCAGACAGCTATATTTATATCACAAAAGAGGAGTGGACACGAGGAACTGACTGCGGAGGCGGCTGGTGGTTATGCGGTAAGCCACATAGTGGACTGTTCTATGGTGCTTTCTAAGGAACTGATCCTTACTCAGGCACAGTCAAAGATATACAAAAAACCTGTAGGAGAAATAGTCAGGCTTTTCCGGATAGATGGTTGTAGGCTTTGCGGACACGATACGAGCACACACTTTATGGAGATAACAGAGCTGGGTCTTGTGAAAATAGGTCCTGTCCTTTCTGCGGGATGATGTATCGCGTAAAAGCTTGTGGGATAACCCATAGAGGAAATATAAGAGAAAAAAATGAGGATGCTTTGCTTATAAACGACAAACTCATTCAGGAAGAAATGATGAGCTTCCCCTTATGCGTAGAGGAAGAAAAGGATTACTTTCTGTTTGCGGTTGCAGATGGATTGGGGGGGCACGCGTGCGGTGAAAGGGCAAGCCTCATGGTTCTCAAGACTCTTATGGAGGAAAAACCCAACTCTGCAGAAAGTATTAACATGGCTTTGCATAAAGCAAGAGATAACCTTGAAGCCTTTGCAAAACAAAATCCTGATTATTACGGTCTTGGTTCTGCGTTGGCCGGTCTTGTCCTTACTCAGAAGGATACCATAGTGTTCAATGTGGGAGACTGCAGAGTTTACGGCATAAAGGACAATAAGGTGGAAAAGCTTA
The DNA window shown above is from Hydrogenobacter hydrogenophilus and carries:
- a CDS encoding PP2C family protein-serine/threonine phosphatase, coding for MYRVKACGITHRGNIREKNEDALLINDKLIQEEMMSFPLCVEEEKDYFLFAVADGLGGHACGERASLMVLKTLMEEKPNSAESINMALHKARDNLEAFAKQNPDYYGLGSALAGLVLTQKDTIVFNVGDCRVYGIKDNKVEKLTQDHTEVERLVKLGYITENQAKQHPHRHMLTSALIGSSSFREFEVFIKSIKNYKSFLICSDGLWELVEDYELALPPSELMSVALSRTATDNITLIRVDIL
- a CDS encoding KaiC domain-containing protein is translated as MEEKFKESEEVRKPEVVEESIWVAGEAVKKAPKMYGVPTGVEGLDELFFTAEVQGGKVIKKPLGGIPAYSVTNITGVSDTGKTLIAEQYTITQAKRNEPVAFITVEAPAPFVSVGLRERAKAMGVDFESVQDRIILIDAASHAKLRENIPDLLATLAYAIKTYKVRHVVIDSVTGLYEAKEMMARVIVRQLFNFMKKWYQTAIFISQKRSGHEELTAEAAGGYAVSHIVDCSMVLSKELILTQAQSKIYKKPVGEIVRLFRIDGCRLCGHDTSTHFMEITELGLVKIGPVLSAG
- a CDS encoding glycosyltransferase family 2 protein translates to MDWIFFILGLMPYLLEMYFLRYALMYKKPEPKKLIDEPFVSIHVPIHKEPPDVVISTLESLKKQEYKNYEVLVLVNNTPENALRKPIKDYCEKEGRIFKYHYIETAGYKGGTLNKAMSLSHPKTEIIGVVDSDYRVCSDFIRKGVSYFNDEIAIVQFPQDYRDFPKTLFYKAMYLSYRYFFAVIMRMCHVLSAVAFMGTVGFIRKKSIKETGEWSEQIITEDSEMGLRMNLKGFKGVYVDESVGKGLMPFTWFSCRKQRFRWAYGNAQTLLKHFTALIFTKKLNFKQKVAFFIQNTVWHTPLIYSLIFTYAGGLLSFLGAGLLTGFLVSRLYSFMWIFRKIDGLTFSESVLALVFYFSLFFPMSYAPIRVLVPIDISFYRTPKSREREKALYIGEILLFFLTFAELLICIIEKRWIGVYVCLLSILLFLCFLWVYKQSKVSTLP
- the frr gene encoding ribosome recycling factor gives rise to the protein MLQEIEDILKQMEKDMKKSVEHFKNEIAGLRTGRASTSLVEELKVEYYGSKVPLKQLGNISVPEANQIVVQVWDANAVSSIEKAIMEELNLNPQRQGNTLRITLPPLTQERRKELVKLLHKMAEEARVAVRNIRKDAKETIEELEGISEDEIKRGLEKLQKLTDKYIEQINQLTEAKEKEIMGG
- a CDS encoding BamA/OMP85 family outer membrane protein, giving the protein MLFFLIVLFPIMALSKVFIISNYPLPKNNIEKVINEDNYLDIVEVIKHIEGIKDVSIKKEGEDTYIYIERYPILKKVIIKGNLSLWKDTIMSRLGLYKGMPVKDISKESIQERLKKLYRDEGFLDVKVAVTFETSQDGYIYLYISIEEGDIYFTGGGIYEGATFKSDKLSRAIQIVKGRVAKESQFEEKVFALQDFYMDEGYLDSFVYFKGIRKERTKGPFFSVLFPVDDSIEKKPTRIVGSLLEGFSNLFRHPVGTFKAISGRGHIAYPIFNIIEGNRYSINFEGAVFFSHEQLLNISGLKEKGVDIFSLEEAKENIESAYRKKGFFDVNVSYKAMGNSVFFYIKEGQRYTAFLEDTEFPYDEDKISSILEERLNRLKEEGYTLAEGSFSLNLDKEKKEAYVKLVINKGKRQILRKILYQGDDKKLAKIFRQYNDILPAIYDTHIIEKLNLDIKKYLQEMGYMEGDFDTNVSIDESVDSVYYTYTYTVSKGPRYRLGQDIYYGYLHTSPKELAYMTVKDEFYSEKDTDRTINNFISSDLFSGVKIDTFLDRGAKKVHRLIQLAEDKRGIYDISLGYNTQEKVVLDTFLGWKNLLGIGLNTNFRYRRTGKRELYSLDISDNFLFTRKLWLRTSLFNNYEEHLNYTLTSKGISSSVGYRITDNTSVGITLSRTTNSALGEVVDLYKYGVFLLREYKDNLFSPKRVHYDSITLSRAVGDREYTKFELSTFYLIPLRRGINLSFKVAGGYVGKSAPVFDRFFLGGLRDLRGYSFESVGQPSGGRYYTFGRLELEFPIKSPLVVIAFADVGNVGDKLSHAIRNPKKDVGASVGIKTPVGPIRFDVAFPLERDIPKRLRLYLSVGYYY
- a CDS encoding pyridoxal phosphate-dependent aminotransferase → MQRADKISPFVVMDIFKEAISMDDVVHMEIGEPDLDPPPAVFDHLERAIRERKYFYTPSLGIWELREKIAEHYYTKYKLNVSPNRVVITPGSSGAFLVAYAIIMSAGDRIILPDPSYPCYKNFAYLLDITPVFVPVDEKSRFTLSVDALKDYEDIKALHISSPNNPTGTLYTKEELSTLVGYCQERGIYFISDEVYHGLSYQQEEHTALEFWDRAIVINGFSKWFCMPGFRLGWMILPEDMLQKAERVIQNVFISAPALSQYSALGAFDYTYLKSVRETFRKRRDILYEGLKDVFRIPVKPQGAFYIWADVSKYTENSFMFCKELLKEAKVALTPGIDFGKNNTTKFVRISYTKEENALREGIRRIKDHLMK
- the galU gene encoding UTP--glucose-1-phosphate uridylyltransferase GalU, which produces MQVRKAVLPVAGWGTRFLPATKAMPKEMFPIIDKPVIQFIVEECLSANIENVIFVTGRHKRPIEHHFDINTDLEKHLEQCGKTELLKSIMEISRLINPIYIRQKEQLGLGHAVLVAEPVVGYEPFVVALGDIIVKDERNVLEKMIEVYNRFGKSVIAVFEVDTKDISKYGIVNGRHIEKDIYIIDDLVEKPKQQEAPSNLAIVGRYLFTPRIFEKLKITPPGKGGEIQLTDAIRLLLEDEAVYAIKIDARVYDTGTPIGYIQTVLDFALQREDLRDELIAYLRQLISNNIPQIDTV
- a CDS encoding OmpA family protein, coding for MRKSILLSLALLGSVAFAEESPEKSLDPCGSPKEVYSKYLLDKCYKGYFNAIMESKRKSEEALNKANEALNKVNDLEGRVNKLEGIADDHEKRIRALEGRKVEGVKGEWQLEEVGAVYFDFDKFNIKKSQEKRLDEIVDKIKSDAREVLVVGFADTRGSSKYNFDLSTHRAQMVASYLAKKGVDIGRIRIASYGKEVAKMISPKYAEQRVVRIYFIK